Proteins from a genomic interval of Thermoplasmata archaeon:
- the pstC gene encoding phosphate ABC transporter permease subunit PstC, translated as MAFGLKLPFGKRRPSPGASLGDAFFHWGTGASAVILLTFLGLIVAVMIGVSRDTLGQYGFGFLGGTNWDPGHNVYGALPFIFGTLATSAIALVLGVPISLGIAIFASEIAPPFIRTPLTYLVELLAAIPSVVYGLWGIYVLVPLMADTVEPWLKSNLGSLPLFQGPAYGYGLLTAGIILAIMIIPTVSAVTRESLLAVPQSQREAALSLGATRWETTRLAVLKYARSGFFGAVMLGFARAFGETMAVTMVIGNSNSIPSSLFAPAQTLASLIANNAREALGLELSAVLEIALVLLALDLVINIFARIMIWRFLGARQGVA; from the coding sequence ATGGCATTCGGACTCAAGCTCCCCTTCGGGAAGCGTCGGCCTTCCCCCGGCGCCTCCCTAGGGGACGCCTTCTTTCATTGGGGCACAGGAGCCTCGGCCGTCATCCTCCTCACCTTTCTCGGCCTGATCGTCGCCGTGATGATCGGCGTCTCCCGGGACACGCTCGGCCAGTACGGATTCGGCTTCCTAGGCGGGACCAACTGGGACCCGGGGCATAATGTCTACGGTGCTCTCCCGTTCATCTTCGGTACCCTGGCCACGTCCGCCATCGCGCTCGTTCTTGGCGTTCCGATTAGTCTCGGCATCGCGATCTTTGCGTCCGAAATCGCGCCCCCCTTCATCCGGACGCCGTTGACCTACCTCGTGGAGCTCCTCGCTGCGATCCCTTCCGTCGTCTACGGGCTCTGGGGGATCTACGTGCTGGTGCCGCTGATGGCGGACACCGTCGAGCCTTGGCTGAAGTCGAATCTGGGATCTCTGCCCCTCTTCCAGGGTCCGGCCTACGGATACGGCCTGCTGACCGCAGGCATCATCCTGGCCATCATGATCATTCCGACCGTTTCCGCGGTCACCCGCGAATCCCTTCTCGCCGTGCCTCAGAGCCAGCGGGAAGCGGCGCTGAGCCTCGGGGCGACACGGTGGGAGACCACTCGGCTGGCGGTCCTGAAGTACGCGCGTTCGGGGTTCTTCGGCGCTGTGATGCTCGGGTTCGCGAGGGCGTTCGGCGAGACCATGGCGGTCACCATGGTCATCGGGAACAGCAACTCGATTCCCTCCTCCCTCTTCGCCCCCGCGCAGACCCTCGCCAGCCTCATCGCGAACAACGCGCGGGAAGCGCTGGGGCTCGAGCTGAGTGCGGTCTTGGAGATTGCGCTCGTCCTCCTGGCGCTGGACCTGGTCATCAATATCTTCGCGCGCATCATGATTTGGCGGTTCCTTGGAGCGCGCCAGGGGGTCGCCTGA
- the pstA gene encoding phosphate ABC transporter permease PstA, protein MRFDRDTRRRWKNWSMVGVSLLCVAAALVPLGSILFEVIVRGAGAITPSFLTATQPSCVPYGTITCPPAGVGNALEGTVILLALSSAIAIPVGVLTGVYLSEFGRGRFGTAVRFFADVMTGLPSIVMGVFVFSLFELALPQFVYSTIAGALALSLIMMPFVAIAAMEALVLVPASVREAGLALGIPRFRVSLRVVASAARDGILTGILLALGRIGGETAPLILTSFGNPGYFQGLGSPVQTLTLNVYTLSSYPYPTWITMAWGSALVLVLLMLGLSIVARWLLRPRFRERRIGA, encoded by the coding sequence ATGCGGTTCGATCGGGACACGCGTCGCCGGTGGAAGAACTGGTCCATGGTCGGTGTTTCGCTCCTTTGCGTGGCCGCAGCACTCGTCCCTCTAGGGAGCATCCTGTTCGAGGTGATCGTTCGCGGCGCGGGCGCCATCACCCCATCCTTCCTCACCGCGACCCAACCGAGCTGCGTACCCTACGGCACGATCACTTGCCCACCCGCTGGGGTGGGCAATGCGCTCGAGGGAACCGTGATTCTCCTCGCGTTGTCCTCGGCGATTGCAATCCCCGTGGGGGTCCTCACGGGCGTGTACCTTTCCGAGTTCGGCCGCGGCCGATTCGGAACGGCAGTCCGCTTCTTTGCCGATGTCATGACCGGGCTGCCATCCATCGTCATGGGCGTCTTCGTGTTCAGCCTCTTCGAACTTGCCCTGCCGCAGTTCGTATACAGCACGATTGCCGGGGCTCTGGCCCTTTCTCTCATCATGATGCCGTTCGTGGCGATCGCGGCCATGGAAGCACTCGTCCTGGTCCCCGCCTCCGTGCGGGAGGCGGGCCTCGCTCTCGGGATTCCCCGGTTCCGCGTCTCCCTCCGTGTCGTCGCCAGCGCGGCGCGGGACGGCATCCTCACCGGAATTCTCTTGGCCCTCGGCCGAATCGGCGGTGAGACCGCTCCCCTGATCCTGACCTCGTTCGGCAACCCGGGCTACTTCCAGGGTCTCGGGTCGCCTGTGCAGACACTGACCCTGAACGTCTATACGCTCAGCTCGTATCCGTACCCGACGTGGATCACGATGGCATGGGGCTCGGCCTTGGTGCTCGTCTTGCTCATGCTCGGACTCAGCATCGTTGCAAGGTGGCTCCTTCGCCCCCGCTTCCGGGAGAGGAGGATTGGGGCGTGA